A part of Fusarium oxysporum Fo47 chromosome III, complete sequence genomic DNA contains:
- a CDS encoding kinase-like domain-containing protein, giving the protein MSTPTTATATLPHYNPHHYQPSYAHSHTHHQTYQPNPSANFRSTVSNQNILPPPVSSAVSPSHSAILPPPYQLSPLGYSSSGSNGISLTNSNSRSAHHAQEPSPRHDAAYSAGSMTERAPATRAEQPSRKRRRSREPDWGTFYKNGLPKEIIVIDDTPEPEANTSRKITNGTAAAPSDNTSSQVAKKRRREDESGTVQASGYHIKYLESQHSTPLQVSTPAGSSNSGSDRTNSALNTTAPTSLSSNGQYEEGLAPLKRKRTRQQVANEAKRRDVDGLGDFFTYKPPPFPPKKASEVNVQVIHDRHYNKNVKVDDDDGHYIVVPDAELTEKYQIVRLLGQGTFGKVVEAHDRKRNKAVAVKIIRSVQKYRDASRIELRVLETLKRNDAENRNRCIHLRDCFDYRGHICIVMDLLDQSVFDFLKGNGFVPFPNSQIQSFARQLFTSVAFLHDLNLIHTDLKPENILLCNHAYQTFTYNRKIPSSSSTISRQATQRRVLLDTEIRLIDFGSATFQDEYHSSVVSTRHYRAPEIILGLGWSFPCDIWSIGCILVEFFTGDALFQTHDNLEHLAMMEAVVGSRIDSHLVQAVNKMSSRSGGNAASKYFKRLKLDYPTPDTTRGSRRFVKAMKHLDQIIPGNNTFLKNFVDLLKKIFVYDPAHRITAKQALQHPWLKEMAQPDDGTEAAKIRMERIRMEQQAQRHGYVRS; this is encoded by the exons atgtcaacaccaactaCAGCGACGGCTACGCTTCCACACTACAATCCTCACCATTACCAGCCCTCCTATGCCCATTCGCACACGCATCATCAGACTTATCAGCCGAACCCCAGCGCCAATTTTCGCTCTACTGTATCGAATCAGAATATCCTACCACCTCCGGTCTCTTCGGCCGTGTCGCCTTCCCACAGTGCCATTCTGCCGCCGCCGTACCAGCTCTCGCCTTTGGGATACTCTTCATCGGGTTCGAATGGAATAAGTTTGACCAACTCCAATTCTCGCTCTGCACACCACGCTCAGGAACCCAGCCCGCGACACGACGCGGCATACTCTGCAGGAAGCATGACGGAGCGAGCCCCTGCTACTCGCGCTGAGCAACCCTCGAGAAAGCGTAGACGCTCCAGAGAGCCCGACTGGGGCACCTTCTACAAGAATGGCCTGCCAAAGGAAATCATCGTCATTGACGACACACCCGAGCCTGAAGCAAACACTAGCCGGAAAATTACGAATGGCACTGCTGCTGCGCCCAGCGATAACACGAGCAGTCAGGTGGCTAAGAAGAGGAGACGAGAAGACGAGTCTGGCACTGTCCAGGCTTCGGGTTATCACATCAAATACCTCGAATCACAACACAGCACCCCTTTGCAGGTGTCAACACCAGCGGGCTCGTCCAATTCTGGCAGTGACCGCACCAATTCGGCACTTAACACCACCGCCCCGACATCACTTTCATCCAACGGCCAGTACGAGGAGGGACTGGCCCCCCTTAAGCGAAAGCGCACCCGTCAACAGGTGGCTAACGAAGCCAAACGTCGCGATGTAGATGGCCTCGGGGACTTCTTCACGTACAAGCCTCCACCTTTCCCTCCCAAGAAGGCGTCTGAGGTTAACGTACAAGTTATCCATGAC CGACATTACAACAAAAACGtcaaggttgatgatgacgatggtcATTACATTGTCGTTCCTGATGCTGAACTCACAGAAAAGT ACCAGATTGTCCGCCTACTGGGTCAGGGAACCTTCGGCAAGGTCGTTGAAGCCCACGATCGAAAACGTAACAAGGCCGTGGCGGTCAAGATCATCCGATCGGTTCAGAAATACAGAGATGCTTCACGGATAGAGCTTCGCGTTCTCGAAACCCTCAAACGAAACGATGCAGAGAACCGTAACCGATGCATCCATCTACGAGACTGTTTCGACTATCGCGGCCACATTTGTATCGTCATGGATTTGCTTGATCAGAGTGTTTTCGATTTCCTCAAGGGCAATGGATTCGTTCCTTTTCCCAACAGTCAGATTCAGAGTTTTGCCCGACAACTCTTCACCAGTGTTGCTT TTCTGCACGACCTCAACTTGATCCATACCGACCTCAAGCCCGAGAACATCTTGCTCTGTAATCATGCCTATCAGACCTTTACATATAACCGCAAGAtcccttcttcctcttcgactATCAGCCGTCAAGCTACACAGCGGCGTGTTCTACTGGATACAGAGATTCGGctcattgactttggctcTGCCACATTCCAAGACGAGTACCACTCCTCCGTGGTTTCAACACGCCATTACCGTGCCCCAGAAATcatccttggacttggatgGTCGTTCCCTTGTGACATCTGGAGCATAGGATGCATCCTTGTCGAGTTCTTCACGGGTGATGCTCTCTTCCAGACTCATGATAACTTGGAACACCTGGCCATGATGGAGGCTGTCGTCGGATCAAGAATCGATAGCCATCTTGTCCAGGCTGTCAACAAAATGTCTTCAAGAAGTGGTGGTAATGCCGCCTCGAA ATATTTCAAGAGACTCAAACTTGACTATCCTACGCCAGATACAACTCGCGGCTCCCGTCGCTTTGTGAAGGCGATGAAGCACCTCGAT CAAATCATTCCCGGAAACAACACTTTCCTCAAGAACTTTGTCGATCTGCTAAAGAAGATATTTGTCTACGACCCTGCCCATCGTATTACTGCAAAGCAAGCCTTGCAGCACCCTTGGCTTAAGGAGATGGCCCAACCTGACGACGGCACCGAGGCGGCTAAGATCCGCATGGAGCGGATACGCATGGAACAACAGGCTCAGAGACATGGATATGTCCGAAGTTGA
- a CDS encoding uncharacterized protein (uncharacterized conserved protein-domain containing protein), whose protein sequence is MASSRRGQPSLSVRMPSNQPLDRPPIDALFLIHFDVKAGYTILWKQNAPGIDLEGLVEYKSLPSGLHTVSEDLIYFVHDSAHAGLSAFVNMPCDEEEARNARMFAVGVLVPLSYGRLGRAWRHAEGLKEMAAKLAEDRKNTSILEEYWLANREKSGNGNRRLSGETPVSSPSLNSSPFPRKTHSRNRSASDGASLIPPGNKLSPYHPAWSLTSLLDKFGPLIFPIHRAALLRKRILISCHAPVHEVCDFVYNLSVLSNIPLSVTDILPGSASTQRLRPLFSIGVHDIPFLMDDFEASKRPRNDEDAIDDESGSGWIACTTDSILAMKDTLWDMLVTLPPDYSSNATERVWPVVECPRGQPIKATQRDLRRFTTLKNGLARLAAASQVPSAVPESPEEERSARRFSTQSSHIVRDPRDDAVEKVVEPLTWAAFAYNGYMWWASAGEQLRQEQQDEAAHDASLLADFGPSMTMPRPGSRSGQLSDSLGSLNASNRAPDGSGEARFELAIIAYFHRLTTQILSVLADLADSQDEPYTDHDDDDEGLSQASGERAPLRPSDSDLEPDDADAIRVDSHAVENMGLDVWSDTDALFIRELSILYFGRPAHIEGKGVEVCGVRVC, encoded by the exons ATGGCTTCCTCCCGCCGAGGACAACCGTCTCTTTCCGTCCGCATGCCTTCGAACCAACCTCTCGATCGTCCTCCTATCGAtgctctcttcctcatccacTTCGACGTCAAGGCCGGATATACAATTCTCTGGAAACAAAATGCTCCTGGTATCGACCTCGAAGGTCTTGTCGAATACAAATCTCTTCCTTCCGGGTTACACACAGTCTCCGAAGATCTCATCTACTTCGTTCACGACAGCGCCCATGCCGGACTCAGTGCCTTTGTTAACATGCCCTgcgatgaggaggaggcacGAAACGCGAGAATGTTTGCCGTCGGAGTTCTAGTTCCCCTGAGCTATGGTCGTTTGGGACGCGCTTGGAGGCATGCTGAAGGACTGAAGGAGATGGCTGC GAAACTGGCCGAGGATCGCAAAAACACAAGCATACTCGAGGAATATTGGCTTGCCAATCGCGAAAAGTCTGGAAATGGCAATCGTCGACTCTCGGGAGAGACCCCCGTGAGCTCTCCGTCTCTCAACTCATCACCTTTCCCCCGCAAAACCCACAGCCGTAACCGATCAGCTTCCGACGGTGCCTCTCTAATACCGCCTGGCAACAAGCTCTCACCATATCACCCTGCCTGGAGTTTGACTAGCCTTCTGGACAAGTTTGGTCCGCTCATCTTTCCTATACATCGCGCTGCTTTACTGCGGAAGCGTATTCTAATATCATGTCATGCACCAGTCCATGAAGTTTGTGATTTTG TATATAACCTCTCTGTTCTTTCCAATATTCCTCTATCTGTCACAGATATACTTCCAGGATCAGCTTCAACGCAGCGTCTAAGGCCGCTTTTCTCTATTGGTGTTCATGATATACCTTTCCTCATGGACGACTTTGAGGCCTCTAAGAGGCCCCgcaatgatgaagatgcgATAGATGACGAATCAGGCTCTGGTTGGATTGCGTGCACCACCGACAGCATTCTCGCTATGAAGGACACACTATGGGATATGCTCGTCACTTTGCCTCCCGACTACTCGTCTAATGCTACAGAGCGAGTCTGGCCCGTGGTCGAATGCCCTCGCGGACAGCCTATCAAGGCGACCCAGCGAGATCTTCGTCGTTTTACCACTCTAAAGAACGGCCTTGCCCGTCTTGCAGCTGCTAGCCAGGTCCCTAGCGCGGTCCCAGAGTCTCCTGAAGAGGAGCGCTCTGCGCGTAGATTTTCTACCCAGTCGAGTCATATAGTCCGTGACCCACGAGACGACGCAGTGGAAAAGGTCGTCGAACCCCTGACATGGGCAGCTTTTGCCTACAATGGTTACATGTGGTGGGCCAGCGCTGGTGAACAATTGCGTCAGGAACAGCAAGACGAGGCAGCTCATGATGCTTCCCTGCTCGCCGATTTTGGACCCTCTATGACTATGCCACGACCAGGTTCTCGCTCTGGACAATTATCAGACTCACTTGGGTCTCTCAATGCCAGCAATCGTGCCCCTGATGGTTCTGGCGAAGCCCGGTTTGAGCTTGCTATCATCGCTTATTTCCACCGTCTCACCACACAAATACTATCAGTGTTAGCTGATCTAGCTGACAGCCAAGACGAGCCATATACtgaccatgatgatgatgacgagggcCTGTCGCAAGCTTCGGGCGAAAGAGCACCACTTCGCCCATCAGACTCTGACCTCGAACCGGACGATGCCGATGCTATCCGCGTAGATAGCCACGCTGTGGAAAACATGGGCCTCGACGTCTGGAGTGATACCGATGCCTTGTTCATCCGTGAATTGTCGATCCTGTACTTTGGTCGTCCCGCTCATATTGAGGGCAAGGGTGTCGAAGTCTGTGGTGTAAGAGTATGTTAA
- a CDS encoding ADP-ribosylation factor family-domain-containing protein, whose translation MLSILRKARLKDKEMRILMLGLDNAGKTTIVKKVMGEDVNTVSPTLGFIIKTIDYEGYKLNIWDVGGQKTLRSYWRNYFEKTDALIWVVDATDRLRIQDCRDELQGLLLEERLAGASLLVFANKTDVEGCMTEEEILSELQLESIRTHRWHILPCSAMTGTNLEEGLSWVVEDAKKRLFLY comes from the exons ATGTTGTCAATCCTGCGAAAAGCCCGGCTCAAGGACAAAGAAATGCGAATCCTGATGCT CGGACTGGATAATGCTGGAAAGACCACAATCGTCAAGAAGGTTATGGGAGAGGATGTCAACACCGTAAGCCCAACATTAggtttcatcatcaagacaatTGACTACGAGGG GTACAAATTAAACATCT GGGACGTGGGTGGGCAGAAAACGTTGCGCTCATACTGGAGAAACTATTTTGAAAAGACAGATGCTTTGATCTGGGTTGTTGACGCAACAGACCGTTTACGCATTCAAGACTGCAGAGACGAGCTTCAAGGTTTACTCTTAGAAGAG CGTCTTGCAGGGGCAAGTCTGCTTGTTTTTGCCAACAAAACAGATGTTGAGGGATGTATGACGGAAGAAGAGATTCTCTCA GAATTACAACTGGAATCGATACGGACACATCGATGGCACATCCTGCCATGCAGTGCCATGACTGGAACcaaccttgaagaaggacTATCGTGGGTGGTGGAGGATGCAAAGAAGCGACTGTTCCTCTACTAA
- a CDS encoding uncharacterized protein (domain of unknown function-domain containing protein) yields the protein MSDEVSQFLEQVERLRGQQIEEDETRARELEEYLAAKRERQARREERARSISPQKSSPANTPSPRSSRRSVHLSEALRLDSPGLSKDDAASPSSEPEAKPEAPMDVSSSPTKENESPVDVDTKPATTPARYSTLSWQRRPNSRSGSARPLSMLATQNATQRSFIGSQESSPAPASATEQTFSKDQIAHALGSKDPSWFRQTADRGANSAAYRKNQVEDTDRLDMASVKAQLPGMTTEQPKPSPPAEEPVKEPAKEPATPTKMSLASPPTLNPPAFDAGEDKSVGDRFGSMSGRVSPTRSNSRSNSPTKGMGGFVQSAMMKRSDSVKRWSVTSPPGLNRANSIQSNQGGGLSANARPQSKGRPESTTPNSSRPTSRHGESDNEVTPKAPTIETAMEGAPIPTSPSKTMDPRRWSPTKSSWLESALNKPPESPKTHHKSSSSQPAWMAELNKNKGGVPGAEGTTRPRPGSISHKHQVSIGGLMRSTPMGTATKINTTGLGGIYSPPPGGNRPYNHGAGLSISKSAPKLEPGTPTEDKAAKVEAEHVTDPEPVPDPELTEEEKKASGPAKDEPVISPREVKPFAPVPKPKPETPPKKDFRSSLRHRPTGSEAPKTQEPEFKNVFGTLRRTKTQNYVAPDELKDNILKGKASLSQTGGPKKSERVDEFKEAILKKKDDFKKAQVEGKGISRSNTPTNDSPLPEGLARRAEMAKRKSMAELKSPPTPSKPSSPKPTPGPKRIPSQTPSSPKPAPESAPEPADEGLKRVVTESSAKPEEPRALPGLHKETSSPARLQGRVGGKLAGRFNPALAGMLARGPPPMAANGGKSSDESDSKGASTETVTEPSAPGPQLTHMTKGRARGPRRKAPTSAAPKAASAASAAEPKPGQEKPKPATPKPVELAKEKPAEQTPPQKVEESTTAPLSIQQEVAAKAAIRGKPTPTKPTPIKPQDDEPRRFQTRDEQASSFSSRQTPKSEFLPSDYPSPLRIQKTGDAASQPGSPKKLDNNRMSRFMDRPSSNSTSEPAKEPIRLTHQRTGSRSPVKMFQRPLPEPEPSSPTKVDSDPVVSVKNARAMFGGAAQPPPLAAKPSWDRTEASGVQTPPRASPRPLPDPGRSSPLQINKTPSRAATRPLPTPPTKEPQTPQAPQTPKPQQTASTAPPKTPSQGSDVASLLTDFFGPKPSRSEYKVDAAELLANRPPTGPLKIQSLSFQVFQISAEGKKTPVSAHNERTLFEREMYIAPHSFTNEAGWKRLEIYFWVGDQVPESAADDALLFVQKEAKALGGKLVKMQQGKETTEFLQALGGVVLIRRGSSNKYDSLAPNMLCGRRYQGQVAFDECDFSPSSLCAGFVYILTSQGKAYIWKGRGCDVTELSAAKLIAIELTLTGELIEADDGDESESFWKLFESGSKPHSADHWRLKPNYAKYCSRLFCSDADTRQQVFEIAPFNQHDLSPEHIYVLDAFFEMYIIVGARAQSQYSSFRNALDFAQEYAILAAGMEDRPFVPISTVVLEGIPRDLKRVFRFWRDDLSPTATHTSSAAMGTPRRGRSLRVVSLTQALQALRE from the exons ATGTCCGACGAAGTCTCCCAATTTCTCGAGCAGGTCGAGCGCCTGCGTGGTCAACAGATCGAAGAAGACGAAACGAGAGCTCGTGAGCTTGAAGAATATTTGGCTGCCAAGCGAGAAAGACAAGCTCGTCGTGAAG AACGTGCACGATCAATCTCACCACAAAAGTCCTCCCCTGCAAACACTCCCTCACCACGTTCGAGTCGTCGTAGCGTTCACCTATCCGAGGCATTGAGGCTCGACTCCCCCGGTTTGTCCAAGGACGACGCCGCCTCGCCATCATCTGAGCCTGAAGCAAAGCCCGAAGCTCCAATGGATGTCAGCTCCTCTCCGACCAAGGAGAATGAGTCTCCTGTTGATGTCGATACCAAGCCCGCGACTACACCCGCCCGTTACTCTACATTATCATGGCAGCGGCGACCTAACTCCCGCAGCGGCTCTGCCCGCCCGTTGAGCATGCTCGCAACCCAAAATGCGACCCAGCGGTCGTTCATTGGGTCGCAGGAGTCTTCCCCAGCTCCAGCTTCAGCCACTGAGCAGACTTTCTCGAAGGACCAGATTGCTCATGCCCTCGGATCCAAAGACCCTTCATGGTTTCGTCAAACAGCTGACCGTGGGGCTAACTCAGCTGCTTACCGAAAGAACCAAGTCGAGGATACTGATCGTTTGGACATGGCTTCTGTCAAGGCGCAATTACCAGGCATGACAACTGAACAACCAAAACCAAGCCCACCGGCTGAGGAGCCCGTCAAGGAGCCTGCTAAGGAACCTGCTACTCCTACTAAGATGAGTTTGGCAAGTCCTCCAACGCTGAATCCTCCAGCCTTTGACGCCGGTGAGGATAAGTCTGTGGGAGACCGCTTCGGAAGCATGTCAGGGCGTGTATCTCCTACTCGATCCAACTCGCGATCCAACTCGCCCACCAAGGGTATGGGCGGATTTGTTCAGAgtgccatgatgaagaggtcgGATAGTGTTAAGCGATGGAGCGTTACGAGCCCTCCTGGTCTGAACCGCGCCAATTCGATCCAGTCGAACCAAGGCGGCGGTCTATCTGCAAATGCGCGACCCCAGAGCAAGGGGCGACCTGAATCAACAACGCCAAACTCGAGCCGGCCAACATCTCGCCATGGAGAGTCTGATAACGAGGTTACACCAAAAGCCCCTACAATTGAGACTGCCATGGAGGGAGCACCAATTCCTACCAGCCCTTCCAAGACTATGGATCCTCGAAGGTGGAGTCCTACAAAGTCAAGTTGGCTTGAGAGTGCTTTGAATAAGCCACCTGAGTCACCTAAGACTCACCACAAGTCGAGTTCATCGCAGCCAGCTTGGATGGCAGAGctgaacaagaacaagggaGGTGTTCCCGGCGCTGAAGGAACAACACGGCCTCGCCCAGGGTCTATTTCTCATAAGCACCAAGTTAGTATCGGAGGACTTATGAGGTCTACGCCTATGGGAACCGCTACAAAGATCAACACCACTGGCCTTGGCGGTATCTACTCTCCTCCCCCCGGTGGTAACCGACCCTACAACCACGGTGCCGGTTTGAGTATTTCTAAGAGTGCCCCTAAGCTCGAGCCTGGAACTCCAACTGAGGATAAGGCTGCCAAGGTTGAAGCCGAACATGTTACTGATCCTGAGCCAGTCCCGGACCCTGAACTcaccgaagaggagaagaaggcatcGGGACCTGCCAAGGATGAGCCGGTCATAAGCCCCAGAGAAGTAAAACCATTTGCGCCTGTGCCCAAACCTAAGCCTGAGACACCCCCAAAGAAGGATTTCCGCAGCTCATTGAGGCATCGGCCAACAGGGTCAGAAGCGCCAAAGACCCAAGAACCTGAATTCAAGAACGTCTTCGGCACTCTTCGCAGAACCAAGACACAGAACTATGTGGCTCCTGATGAGCTGAAAGATAACATTCTTAAGGGCAAAGCTTCCCTCAGCCAGACAGGTGGTCCAAAGAAGTCGGAGAGAGTGGATGAATTCAAGGAGGCTattctgaagaagaaggatgacTTTAAGAAAGCTCAGGTCGAGGGTAAGGGCATCTCAAGGAGCAATACTCCCACGAACGATTCGCCACTGCCAGAGGGCCTTGCCAGAAGGGCTGAGATGGCGAAGAGAAAGTCCATGGCTGAACTAAAGTCACCACCCACACCGAGTAAGCCAAGTTCGCCCAAGCCGACACCAGGCCCGAAGAGGATACCCAGCCAGACCCCTTCTTCGCCCAAGCCCGCTCCTGAATCCGCCCCAGAACCCGCTGACGAGGGTCTAAAGCGAGTAGTTACCGAATCTAGCGCGAAGCCGGAGGAACCGCGGGCCTTGCCAGGCCTGCACAAAGAAACGAGCTCACCTGCTAGACTACAAGGACGTGTAGGAGGTAAGCTCGCTGGACGGTTCAACCCAGCCCTCGCCGGTATGCTTGCACGAGGACCGCCACCCATGGCTGCCAACGGGGGAAAGTCCTCGGACGAGTCTGATTCAAAGGGAGCTTCCACCGAAACAGTTACAGAACCTTCTGCTCCGGGCCCGCAGCTGACACATATGACTAAGGGTCGAGCACGAGGCCCCAGAAGAAAGGCCCCGACTTCAGCTGCCCCTAAAGCCGCCTCTGCAGCATCAGCAGCTGAACCAAAACCTGGCCAAGAAAAGCCCAAGCCTGCTACACCGAAACCCGTTGAACTTGCCAAGGAGAAGCCAGCAGAACAGACACCTCCCCAGAAGGTGGAGGAATCAACTACTGCCCCCCTTTCAattcaacaagaagttgctgccaaggctgccATACGAGGAAAGCCTACACCCACAAAACCCACGCCTATCAAGcctcaagatgatgaacCGCGACGATTCCAGACTCGTGATGAGCAAGcatcctcgttctcttccAGACAGACTCCCAAGAGTGAATTCCTCCCAAGTGATTATCCCTCACCACTAAGGATCCAGAAGACTGGTGACGCCGCTTCACAGCCTGGCTCACCTAAGAAACTTGACAACAACCGCATGTCTCGATTCATGGACCGCCCATCATCAAACAGCACGTCAGAACCTGCCAAGGAGCCAATCCGTCTGACGCATCAGCGAACAGGCTCTCGGTCTCCTGTTAAGATGTTCCAAAGGCCActgcctgagcctgagcccTCATCCCCAACAAAGGTTGATAGTGACCCCGTTGTCTCTGTAAAGAATGCGAGGGCCATGTTTGGCGGTGCTGCTCAACCCCCACCTCTGGCAGCGAAGCCCTCGTGGGACAGAACAGAGGCCTCAGGAGTACAGACACCACCAAGAGCTTCTCCTCGCCCCCTTCCTGACCCCGGACGATCTTCTCCTCTACAAATCAACAAGACTCCATCTCGAGCGGCTACCCGTCCCTTGCCAACACCCCCTACTAAGGAACCCCAGACTCCTCAAGCCCCGCAGACCCCCAAGCCTCAGCAAACAGCTTCAACCGCACCACCAAAGACCCCCAGCCAGGGCAGCGATGTTGCTAGTCTATTGACAGACTTCTTTGGGCCAAAGCCTTCAAGGTCTGAGTACAAGGTAGATGCTGCAGAGCTTCTTGCAAACCGACCACCAACGGGCCCCCTGAAGATCCAGAGTCTCAGCTTCCAGGTGTTCCAAATATCTGCAGAGGGCAAGAAGACACCTGTTTCGGCTCACAACGAGCGCACGTTGTTTGAGCGAGAGATGTACATTGCTCCCCACAGCTTCACAAATGAGGCTGGCTGGAAGCGCCTGGAGATCTATTTCTGGGTTGGTGACCAGGTTCCTGAGTCGGCTGCTGACGATGCTCTTCTTTTCGTCCAGAAGGAAGCCAAGGCATTGGGCGGTAAGCTTGTCAAGATGCAGCAAGGCAAGGAGACAACGGAGTTCTTGCAAGCTCTTGGTGGAGTTGTCCTGATTAGACGCGGCTCAAGCAACAAGTACGACTCACTGGCACCCAACATGCTCTGCGGCCGGCGCTATCAGGGCCAGGTCGCTTTCGATGAGTGTGATTTCAGCCCATCGAGTCTCTGCGCAGGATTCGTCTATATTCTCACCAGTCAGGGTAAGGCCTATATCTGGAAGGGGCGAGGATGCGATGTAACAGAGCTGAGTGCGGCGAAGCTCATCGCAATTGAGCTTACACTCACTGGAGAATTAATCGAGGccgacgatggcgatgagtCTGAGTCTTTTTGGAAACTTTTTGAAAGCGGATCTAAGCCTCACTCGGCTGATCATTGGAGACTCAAGCCCAACTATGCCAAGTACTGCAGCAGACTCTTCTGCTCGGATGCAGACACACGGCAACAG GTTTTTGAGATCGCTCCCTTCAACCAGCATGACCTCTCTCCCGAGCACATATATGTTCTTGACGCATTTTTTGAGATGTACATCATTGTTGGCGCCCGTGCTCAGTCGCAATACTCGTCTTTCCGCAACGCTCTCGACTTTGCTCAAGAATATGCCATCCTTGCCGCGGGCATGGAGGACCGTCCTTTTGTACCCATCTCAACAGTCGTATTGGAAGGTATTCCTCGGGATCTGAAGCGTGTCTTCCGTTTCTGGCGAGATGACTTGAGCCCTACAGCAACACATACTAGCTCGGCTGCTATGGGAACACCGAGACGGGGCCGAAGTCTGAGGGTCGTATCACTGACGCAAGCACTGCAGGCGCTTAGAGAGTAA